AGGAGGATCGATGGATGCCAAAGCAACATTCAGCAAAAGAAACAAGCAAGAAGAGCGCCAATAAAACCGCCAAAAAAACGTTGCGGATCATGCTATTGTCCCTGTTTTGGATCATCATTGTCGGAATCATCGGCGCATTTTTTGCCGGAGGAGTGGCTGTCGGATATTTTGTTTCGCTGGTGCACGACGACCAGGTTCGCCACCGTGATTTCATCGAAAAAAAAATTCAGGAAAACGAAACGACCGGATTTGT
The genomic region above belongs to Bacilli bacterium and contains:
- a CDS encoding transglycosylase domain-containing protein, which produces MPKQHSAKETSKKSANKTAKKTLRIMLLSLFWIIIVGIIGAFFAGGVAVGYFVSLVHDDQVRHRDFIEKKIQENETTGFVYFNDDTLVGQLRTDQDRRLVQLSDIPQNIKDAFIATEDRNFYKHYGIDLYGF